A section of the bacterium genome encodes:
- a CDS encoding helix-turn-helix domain-containing protein, which yields MIKTESNDYKDRTYLSAIEAAKYLGISVETLHNLVNKFIKAQVSASGQMRFDLKELKKYEEKFKNK from the coding sequence ATGATAAAAACAGAATCAAATGACTATAAAGATAGAACCTATCTTTCAGCAATAGAAGCAGCAAAATATTTAGGGATTTCAGTTGAAACACTCCATAATCTTGTAAATAAATTTATTAAAGCACAAGTTTCTGCAAGTGGACAAATGCGATTTGATTTAAAAGAACTAAAAAAGTATGAAGAAAAATTTAAAAATAAA
- a CDS encoding sugar phosphate isomerase/epimerase: protein MKLGVFLVLFGDKNLEEALDKAKELGLDAVEIGTGGYPGDAHCKVNQLLEDEGKLKNFKNAFEKRGLEISALSCHGNPLHPDEKIATAHREIQRKTIQLAEKIGVPRINTFSGCPGDSENSKYPNWVVCPWPDDFSAILKWQWEKKVIPFWKEEVEFAKKHNLKEICFEMHPGFVVYNPETLLKLRKEVGEEIGANFDPSHLFWQGIDPLAALKKLKGAIYHVHAKDTKINPYNTAINGVLDTKTYLDEVNRSWIFRTVGYGHGTEFWNDFVSTLRMIGYDGVLSIEHEDSLMSTEEGLKKAVEFLKSVLIRQPKPKVWWT, encoded by the coding sequence ATGAAATTGGGGGTTTTTTTAGTTCTATTTGGCGATAAGAATTTAGAAGAAGCACTTGACAAAGCAAAAGAATTAGGACTTGATGCAGTAGAAATAGGGACAGGTGGATATCCAGGAGATGCTCATTGTAAAGTGAACCAATTGCTTGAAGATGAAGGTAAATTAAAAAATTTCAAAAATGCCTTTGAAAAAAGAGGGCTTGAAATATCTGCTTTATCCTGTCATGGCAATCCGTTGCATCCAGATGAGAAAATTGCAACTGCTCATAGAGAAATACAGAGAAAAACAATACAACTGGCTGAAAAAATAGGAGTGCCAAGAATAAATACTTTTTCTGGATGTCCTGGTGATAGTGAAAATAGCAAATATCCAAACTGGGTTGTTTGCCCCTGGCCAGATGATTTTTCTGCAATTTTAAAATGGCAATGGGAGAAAAAAGTTATTCCATTTTGGAAAGAAGAAGTGGAATTTGCAAAAAAGCATAATTTAAAAGAAATTTGTTTTGAAATGCATCCTGGATTTGTTGTTTATAATCCAGAAACACTTTTAAAATTAAGAAAAGAGGTTGGAGAAGAAATTGGGGCAAATTTTGACCCATCTCATTTATTCTGGCAGGGGATTGACCCACTTGCTGCTTTGAAGAAACTTAAAGGTGCAATTTATCATGTTCATGCAAAAGATACAAAAATAAATCCATACAATACAGCAATAAATGGTGTTCTTGATACAAAAACATATTTAGATGAGGTAAATAGAAGTTGGATTTTTAGAACAGTCGGATATGGACATGGAACTGAATTCTGGAATGATTTTGTTTCAACATTAAGGATGATTGGATATGATGGTGTTTTGAGTATAGAACATGAAGATTCCCTGATGAGCACAGAAGAGGGACTGAAAAAAGCAGTTGAGTTTTTAAAAAGTGTTTTAATAAGACAACCAAAACCAAAAGTTTGGTGGACATAA
- a CDS encoding TIM barrel protein gives MGKQIAGVQLYTLRDFCKSVSDTVNTFKRIKDMGYNVVQISAVSEPQDVVELKKILDDTGLIPCSTHTAYEKIVNEIDRVIEEHKILGCNAIMCPGLPLQLHNKEGYLKVASEFEKVIPKIKENGLIVGYHNHGIEFEKYDGKIGLEILLDNCEELEAEIDTYWVQYGGGDPTFWIEKFSGRVSEVHFKDMGIIKNQQVMPPIGEGNLNWDRIVKCCKKSGVKYCLVEMDNCTIDPFDGLKVSLENMKKWGIKV, from the coding sequence ATGGGAAAACAAATTGCAGGAGTTCAACTTTATACTTTAAGGGATTTTTGTAAAAGTGTTTCAGATACGGTAAATACATTTAAGAGAATTAAAGACATGGGATATAATGTTGTTCAAATTTCTGCTGTTTCTGAACCACAAGATGTAGTTGAATTAAAGAAAATACTTGATGATACAGGTCTTATACCCTGTTCCACTCATACTGCTTATGAAAAAATTGTCAATGAGATTGACAGGGTAATAGAAGAACACAAAATACTTGGATGTAATGCAATAATGTGTCCGGGACTACCTCTCCAACTTCATAACAAAGAGGGATATTTAAAAGTTGCAAGTGAATTTGAAAAAGTTATTCCAAAAATTAAAGAAAATGGACTTATTGTGGGATATCACAATCATGGAATAGAGTTTGAAAAATATGATGGAAAAATAGGGCTTGAAATTTTGCTTGACAATTGTGAAGAACTTGAAGCGGAAATAGATACTTACTGGGTTCAATATGGTGGAGGAGACCCAACTTTCTGGATTGAGAAATTCTCAGGAAGAGTAAGTGAAGTTCATTTTAAGGATATGGGAATAATAAAAAATCAACAGGTAATGCCTCCTATTGGAGAAGGAAATTTGAATTGGGATAGAATTGTTAAATGTTGCAAAAAATCAGGTGTTAAATATTGTTTAGTTGAAATGGATAATTGTACAATTGACCCCTTTGATGGATTAAAAGTAAGTTTAGAAAATATGAAAAAATGGGGAATAAAGGTTTAA
- a CDS encoding sugar phosphate isomerase/epimerase family protein produces MKIGVIPDCFRVPIKEGIRKAAELEIEGIQPYATHGELDPKNLTKTGRQDFKNFVSSLGLTISALVGDFGGHGFADAETVEWRLERTKQVIDLAVDLGVNIVTTHIGVVPEDENDPAWKTMEESLPEVGNYASNKGVFLATETGPEPATLLKKLLDKLSNPGIRVNYDPANLVMVAGDDPVKGVYTLKDYIVHTHAKDGIKLPDENGQKRWKEMPLGQGKVDWENYLKAMKEIGYNGFFTIEREVGENPEVDIILARDFLREISKKVGI; encoded by the coding sequence ATGAAGATAGGGGTAATACCTGATTGTTTTAGAGTGCCGATTAAAGAAGGAATTAGGAAAGCAGCAGAATTAGAAATTGAGGGAATACAGCCATATGCAACTCATGGAGAACTTGACCCAAAAAATCTGACAAAGACAGGCAGACAGGACTTTAAAAATTTTGTTTCTTCTCTTGGACTTACAATTTCTGCTCTTGTTGGTGATTTTGGAGGGCATGGTTTTGCAGATGCAGAAACAGTTGAATGGCGTCTTGAAAGGACAAAGCAGGTAATTGACCTTGCTGTTGACCTTGGAGTTAATATTGTAACAACTCATATTGGAGTTGTTCCTGAAGACGAAAATGACCCTGCTTGGAAAACAATGGAAGAGTCATTGCCAGAAGTAGGAAATTATGCTTCCAATAAAGGTGTCTTTCTTGCAACAGAAACAGGTCCTGAACCAGCAACATTATTAAAAAAACTTCTTGATAAATTATCAAATCCGGGAATAAGAGTTAATTATGACCCTGCAAATCTTGTTATGGTTGCAGGTGATGACCCTGTCAAAGGTGTTTATACTTTAAAGGACTATATTGTTCACACTCATGCAAAAGACGGGATTAAACTTCCTGATGAAAATGGACAGAAAAGATGGAAAGAAATGCCTCTTGGACAGGGTAAAGTTGATTGGGAAAACTATTTAAAAGCAATGAAAGAAATAGGGTATAATGGATTTTTTACAATTGAAAGAGAAGTTGGAGAAAACCCGGAAGTTGATATAATTTTAGCAAGAGATTTTTTAAGAGAAATTTCAAAAAAAGTTGGTATATAA
- a CDS encoding ferredoxin family protein, with protein MFEIKVKNEKCKGCKLCIEVCPKNVFKISTHFNKLGVHYAIVDKENNCNGCKRCVIICPDIAIEIYQKEKGGKNEDRGNT; from the coding sequence ATGTTTGAAATAAAAGTAAAAAATGAAAAATGTAAGGGTTGTAAACTTTGTATTGAGGTGTGTCCAAAAAATGTTTTTAAAATTTCTACTCATTTCAATAAATTAGGTGTTCATTATGCAATTGTTGATAAGGAAAACAATTGTAATGGTTGTAAAAGATGTGTTATAATATGTCCTGATATTGCAATTGAAATATATCAAAAAGAAAAAGGAGGCAAAAATGAAGATAGGGGTAATACCTGA
- a CDS encoding NAD(+)/NADH kinase — MINSVFILENKKIEGIEKEKEKTEDIVRNCGKVVEKDIKNVDFLITMGGDGTILKGFHLLENKETLIYGIKYGKVGFLTNSNENIEEKLKKVFAGNFYVSERTLLEIEIRSGNEFYKDICLNEIVVFRKGIRIINLSVETEKEKVLCFRADGIICSTPTGSTGHSLSAGGPILDPEIISFLIIPLMPHLLTTRPVILGKKDRIKISINGKVGIVIDGQKEYITEENSEINVFLSEKKGKIVLEDKKFFEKLSSKFHWSK; from the coding sequence ATGATAAATAGTGTTTTTATTTTAGAAAACAAGAAAATAGAAGGAATTGAGAAAGAAAAAGAAAAAACAGAGGATATTGTAAGGAATTGTGGAAAAGTTGTGGAAAAAGACATAAAAAATGTGGATTTTTTAATAACTATGGGAGGAGATGGAACAATTTTAAAAGGATTTCATTTACTTGAAAATAAAGAAACATTAATTTATGGAATAAAATATGGGAAAGTTGGTTTTTTGACAAATTCAAATGAAAATATTGAAGAAAAATTAAAAAAAGTTTTTGCTGGTAATTTCTATGTTTCTGAAAGGACACTTCTTGAAATTGAAATAAGAAGCGGGAATGAATTTTATAAAGATATTTGTTTAAATGAAATAGTTGTTTTTAGAAAAGGTATAAGAATTATTAACCTTTCTGTTGAAACAGAAAAAGAAAAAGTACTTTGTTTTAGAGCAGATGGGATTATTTGTTCAACTCCAACTGGTTCCACTGGCCATTCTTTATCAGCAGGAGGTCCTATTTTGGACCCAGAAATTATTTCTTTTCTCATTATTCCTTTAATGCCACATCTTCTTACAACAAGACCTGTTATTTTAGGTAAAAAAGATAGAATTAAAATAAGCATAAATGGAAAAGTTGGTATTGTTATTGATGGACAAAAAGAATATATAACAGAAGAAAATTCAGAAATAAATGTCTTTCTTTCTGAAAAAAAAGGTAAAATTGTTCTTGAAGATAAAAAATTTTTTGAAAAACTCTCTTCAAAGTTCCATTGGAGCAAATAA
- the dxs gene encoding 1-deoxy-D-xylulose-5-phosphate synthase, producing MKIIEILNENPSELKNLNSEGLENLANEIRETIIETVSKNGGHLASNLGVVELTIALHYVFNIPPDKIIWDVGHQCYTHKILTGRYKKFNTIRTPDGLSGFPSPDENNADVFFTGHAGTSISSSTGLKYGLEKQEGNSKVISVIGDGSLTNGLTFEGLNFLGSVKKNVIVILNDNRMSISPTKGALSYYLTKLITSPILNRPKEEFTEIIKKFPGVGDDLLKIASDIEQKAKFLIVPGVFFEKLGLRYLGPIDGHDIIQLVDILENIKEIQQPVVLHIITKKGKGYEFAEKNPCLFHSASPFDIKTGEFIKEEKNTPSIFTGNLLEKMAEENEFFVITAAMEIGLGLENFAKKFPERFFDVGIAESHAIVLAGGIAKTGMKVIVSIYSTFLQRGFDQIFHDICLQKLPVIFLVDRSGIVGEDGPTHHGNFDISFLRVLPNIKIFAPYSLKNIEEIIRNSFKETSTPTFIRYPKGHLPEDIEKERGDKKRKITLLGVGSMAEITHNVCDILNSENIPCLSIAIDRIKPLDDKIDGYLNSDVIATFEENTTIGGFGSSIAEYIADKRVKRNLLIFGLPDKYIEQGDRKQLLDKYGLSERKIVDKIRGIL from the coding sequence ATGAAAATCATTGAGATATTGAATGAAAATCCTTCTGAATTAAAAAATCTAAATTCAGAAGGACTTGAAAACCTTGCAAATGAAATAAGAGAAACTATAATTGAAACTGTCTCAAAAAATGGTGGACATCTTGCATCAAATTTAGGAGTTGTTGAACTTACAATAGCACTTCATTATGTTTTTAATATCCCTCCTGATAAAATTATATGGGATGTTGGACACCAATGTTATACTCATAAAATCCTGACAGGGAGATATAAAAAATTCAATACAATAAGAACACCTGATGGATTAAGCGGTTTCCCTTCTCCTGATGAAAACAATGCAGATGTTTTTTTTACAGGACATGCTGGCACTTCTATTTCTTCTTCAACTGGTTTAAAATATGGGCTCGAAAAACAAGAAGGCAATTCAAAAGTAATATCGGTAATTGGAGATGGCTCTCTTACAAATGGACTAACTTTTGAAGGTTTGAATTTCCTTGGGTCAGTAAAGAAAAATGTTATTGTTATTTTAAATGATAATAGGATGTCTATTTCCCCAACAAAAGGAGCGCTTTCTTATTACTTAACAAAACTTATAACTTCTCCTATATTAAACAGACCTAAGGAAGAATTTACTGAAATAATAAAGAAATTTCCAGGTGTTGGAGATGACTTATTAAAAATTGCATCTGATATTGAGCAAAAAGCAAAATTTCTTATTGTTCCTGGTGTTTTTTTTGAAAAACTTGGCTTGAGATATTTAGGACCAATTGATGGACATGATATTATTCAACTGGTAGATATTCTTGAAAACATAAAAGAAATTCAACAACCAGTTGTTCTCCATATAATAACAAAAAAAGGTAAAGGATATGAATTTGCAGAAAAAAATCCATGTTTATTCCATAGTGCTTCTCCTTTTGACATAAAAACAGGAGAATTTATTAAAGAAGAAAAAAATACTCCATCAATTTTTACAGGTAATCTTCTTGAAAAAATGGCTGAAGAAAATGAATTTTTTGTTATAACCGCTGCTATGGAAATTGGGCTTGGACTTGAAAATTTCGCAAAAAAATTCCCTGAAAGATTTTTTGATGTTGGAATTGCTGAAAGTCATGCTATTGTTTTAGCAGGTGGTATTGCAAAAACTGGAATGAAAGTTATTGTTTCTATTTATTCAACTTTTTTACAAAGAGGGTTTGACCAAATTTTTCATGATATATGTCTACAAAAATTACCTGTTATTTTTCTTGTTGATAGAAGTGGTATTGTTGGAGAAGATGGCCCTACACATCACGGAAATTTTGATATTTCTTTTTTAAGGGTTTTACCAAACATAAAAATTTTTGCTCCTTATTCTCTGAAAAATATTGAAGAAATTATAAGAAACTCATTTAAGGAAACAAGTACTCCAACTTTTATAAGGTATCCCAAGGGACATTTACCAGAAGATATTGAAAAAGAAAGAGGAGATAAAAAAAGAAAAATAACCCTTTTAGGTGTTGGAAGTATGGCAGAAATTACTCATAATGTATGCGATATTTTAAATTCTGAAAATATACCGTGTCTGTCAATTGCAATTGATAGGATAAAACCACTTGATGATAAAATAGATGGTTATCTGAATAGTGATGTAATTGCAACTTTTGAGGAAAATACAACCATAGGTGGCTTTGGTTCTTCAATTGCTGAATATATTGCAGATAAAAGAGTAAAAAGGAATCTTTTAATATTTGGATTACCTGATAAATATATTGAACAGGGAGATAGAAAACAACTACTTGATAAATATGGATTAAGTGAAAGAAAAATTGTGGATAAGATAAGAGGAATTTTGTAA
- a CDS encoding tetratricopeptide repeat protein: MKKIIFPLLVIFLFSGCSTLPIKKEPVLKNYAKGVVAYQQENYDEAIKFFEKEIKENGQSSYLNLKLGNLYLEKRMPDKAKKYFYRAKKKNPNDPDVYFGLGLAYLFEKNNEMATYFIEKGLERDPGKTSFRLILSDIYVTLQNYEKGELHYSVLVNQFPSNYLLHYNYAKLLEKTGKENLAEIEYLKTLDIVPFFWQANLSLALLYQKQGKNEKAKQFFENTIQYNPKNPVPYIFLSSIYYSEEKIDSAIEILEKGIGQGLKEKMIFDFLGSLYYQKEEYNKAIENFNKSLEISDTSDTRFRLGILYDKIGQKQQMEEQMKKAIQLNPENPLALNYLGYSYLDENKNIKEAYKMIKKAVEKDPKNGAYLDSLGWAYYKMGNYKKARYYLEKAINYEQDPEIEEHLAWTYFKLCNWEKALFYFTKAYEKTGKENILKEIEKIKCLIKNENH; the protein is encoded by the coding sequence ATGAAAAAAATTATTTTTCCTTTATTGGTAATTTTTTTATTTAGTGGTTGTTCAACTTTACCTATAAAAAAAGAACCTGTTTTAAAAAATTATGCAAAAGGTGTTGTTGCTTATCAACAGGAAAATTATGATGAGGCAATAAAGTTTTTTGAAAAAGAGATAAAAGAAAATGGGCAGAGTAGTTATTTAAATTTAAAATTAGGGAATTTATACTTAGAAAAACGAATGCCTGATAAAGCAAAAAAATATTTTTATAGGGCAAAAAAGAAAAATCCCAATGACCCTGATGTTTATTTTGGACTTGGTCTTGCTTACCTTTTTGAAAAAAATAATGAAATGGCAACATATTTTATTGAAAAAGGACTTGAAAGGGACCCGGGAAAAACTTCTTTCAGGTTAATTTTATCTGATATCTATGTAACATTACAGAACTATGAAAAAGGTGAATTACATTATTCAGTTCTTGTAAATCAGTTCCCTTCAAATTATCTCCTTCATTACAATTATGCAAAGTTGCTTGAAAAAACAGGAAAAGAAAATTTAGCAGAAATTGAATATTTAAAGACACTTGATATTGTTCCTTTTTTCTGGCAGGCAAATTTATCTCTTGCTCTCCTTTATCAAAAACAGGGGAAAAACGAAAAAGCAAAACAATTTTTTGAGAATACAATTCAATACAACCCCAAAAATCCAGTTCCTTATATTTTCCTTTCAAGTATATATTACAGCGAAGAGAAAATTGACTCTGCAATTGAAATTTTAGAAAAAGGGATTGGTCAAGGATTAAAAGAGAAAATGATTTTTGATTTTTTAGGTTCTCTTTACTATCAAAAAGAGGAATATAACAAGGCAATAGAGAATTTTAATAAAAGTTTAGAAATATCAGACACTTCTGATACAAGATTTCGTTTAGGAATTTTATATGACAAAATCGGGCAAAAACAACAGATGGAAGAGCAGATGAAAAAAGCAATACAATTAAATCCTGAAAATCCTCTTGCATTAAATTATTTAGGTTATTCTTATCTTGATGAAAATAAAAATATAAAAGAGGCATATAAAATGATTAAAAAGGCAGTAGAAAAAGACCCTAAAAATGGTGCTTATCTTGATAGTTTGGGCTGGGCTTATTATAAGATGGGTAATTATAAAAAAGCAAGATATTATCTTGAAAAAGCAATAAATTATGAACAAGACCCTGAAATTGAGGAACATCTTGCCTGGACATATTTTAAACTTTGTAATTGGGAAAAGGCACTTTTTTATTTTACAAAGGCATATGAAAAAACAGGGAAAGAAAATATACTTAAAGAAATTGAAAAAATAAAATGTTTGATAAAAAATGAAAATCATTGA
- the hisG gene encoding ATP phosphoribosyltransferase, translating to MKKKKLKLVLPKGSLQETTFTIFKKAGFEIFSTSRSYFLSVDDPEIECVLLRTQEIPRYVELGTFDTGIAGKDWITENRADVIEVCELVYSKQGFMPVKIVIAVPEKSNIRKVEDLEGKLIATELVNLTNDFLKKRGIKAKVEFSYGATEIKAGKVVDAIVEITETGSTLFSHNLKIIEVIMESTPRLIANKDAWKDNWKREKIKNISLLLNGALISEGKVGLKMNLKKEDLSKIIKILPAIKKPTISPLADEKWVAIETIVDKNIVKDLIPKLKKAGAEGIVEYSLNKVIY from the coding sequence ATGAAAAAGAAAAAACTTAAACTTGTTTTACCAAAAGGGTCATTGCAAGAAACAACTTTTACGATTTTTAAAAAAGCAGGGTTTGAAATTTTTTCCACTTCAAGGAGTTATTTCTTATCTGTTGATGACCCTGAAATTGAGTGTGTTCTTTTAAGAACTCAGGAGATACCAAGATATGTAGAATTAGGGACTTTTGATACTGGTATTGCAGGAAAGGACTGGATAACAGAAAATAGAGCAGATGTTATTGAGGTTTGTGAACTTGTTTATTCAAAACAGGGTTTTATGCCTGTCAAAATTGTTATTGCAGTTCCAGAAAAGTCAAATATAAGAAAAGTTGAAGATTTAGAAGGAAAACTTATTGCTACTGAACTTGTTAACTTAACGAATGATTTTCTTAAAAAAAGAGGGATAAAAGCAAAAGTTGAATTTTCCTATGGAGCAACTGAGATAAAAGCAGGCAAAGTTGTTGATGCAATTGTTGAGATAACTGAAACTGGCTCTACCCTTTTTTCTCATAATCTAAAAATTATTGAAGTAATTATGGAATCAACCCCTCGTTTAATTGCAAATAAAGATGCATGGAAAGACAACTGGAAAAGGGAAAAAATAAAAAATATTTCATTGCTTTTAAATGGTGCTTTAATTTCAGAAGGAAAAGTCGGACTAAAAATGAATTTGAAAAAAGAGGACTTATCAAAAATTATAAAAATTCTACCAGCAATAAAAAAGCCGACTATTTCTCCACTTGCAGATGAAAAATGGGTAGCAATTGAAACAATTGTTGATAAAAATATTGTAAAGGACCTTATTCCAAAATTAAAAAAGGCAGGAGCAGAAGGTATTGTTGAATATTCACTAAATAAGGTAATATATTAA
- a CDS encoding acetyl-CoA carboxylase carboxyltransferase subunit alpha → MRKKYLPFEKPIEEIERRIEQLEKARKNGSSEVGGEILKLKYQLIEKTKEIFSNLTAWQIVQIARHPERPHTQDYINKIFDDFFELHGDRISGDDTSIIAGIGKFKGITVTIVGHQKGKDTKENIERKFGMAHPEGYRKARRVMKLAEKLHLPVITFIDTPGAQPDIEAEEKGQALTIAENLLEMSLLKTPIICIIIGEGGSGGALAIGVGDRILMQEFAIYSVISPEGCASILWKNQNAVEDAAKSLKLTAKEIYQLGIIDEIISEPIGGAHSNWDETFKNMEGAIDKNLRELKTIDIEDLVELRYQKYRKIGALDEKEKT, encoded by the coding sequence ATGAGAAAAAAATATCTACCTTTTGAAAAACCAATTGAAGAAATTGAAAGAAGAATTGAGCAATTAGAAAAAGCAAGGAAAAATGGTTCTTCTGAAGTTGGAGGAGAAATTTTAAAATTGAAATACCAACTTATAGAGAAAACAAAAGAGATTTTTTCCAACTTAACTGCCTGGCAAATTGTTCAAATTGCAAGGCATCCAGAAAGGCCACATACACAAGATTATATCAATAAAATTTTTGATGATTTTTTTGAATTGCATGGTGATAGAATCTCAGGAGATGATACTTCAATAATTGCTGGTATAGGGAAATTTAAAGGAATAACTGTTACAATTGTAGGACATCAAAAAGGGAAAGATACCAAAGAAAATATCGAAAGAAAATTTGGGATGGCTCATCCAGAAGGATACAGAAAAGCAAGAAGAGTTATGAAACTTGCAGAAAAACTTCATTTACCTGTTATTACATTTATTGATACTCCTGGGGCACAACCAGATATTGAAGCAGAAGAAAAAGGACAGGCATTAACAATCGCTGAAAATTTACTTGAAATGTCTCTTTTGAAAACCCCTATTATATGTATAATTATTGGAGAGGGAGGAAGTGGTGGTGCTCTTGCAATTGGCGTAGGAGATAGAATTTTGATGCAGGAATTTGCAATATATTCTGTAATTTCGCCTGAAGGATGTGCTTCAATTTTATGGAAAAACCAGAATGCAGTTGAAGATGCAGCAAAATCGCTTAAATTGACTGCTAAGGAAATTTATCAATTAGGAATTATTGACGAAATTATATCCGAACCTATTGGAGGAGCCCATTCAAACTGGGATGAGACATTTAAGAATATGGAAGGAGCGATTGATAAAAATTTAAGAGAATTAAAAACAATAGACATTGAAGACCTCGTTGAATTAAGGTATCAAAAATACAGAAAAATAGGAGCGCTAGATGAAAAAGAAAAAACTTAA
- the gatC gene encoding Asp-tRNA(Asn)/Glu-tRNA(Gln) amidotransferase subunit GatC — translation MEKKIIKKDDVDYLGDLARISLNEQEKEKICSDLEKILNYVSQLEKLDTEDVEPTYHSHPVKNVFRKDIVERHLSNDEILKNAPERKGDFFKVPKII, via the coding sequence ATGGAGAAAAAAATAATTAAAAAGGATGATGTTGATTATTTAGGAGATTTAGCAAGGATTTCTTTAAATGAACAGGAAAAAGAAAAAATCTGTTCTGACCTTGAAAAAATTTTAAATTATGTTTCACAATTAGAAAAATTGGACACAGAAGATGTTGAACCAACCTATCATAGCCACCCTGTAAAAAATGTATTTAGAAAAGATATAGTGGAAAGACACCTATCTAATGATGAAATATTAAAAAATGCTCCCGAAAGAAAAGGTGATTTTTTTAAAGTCCCAAAAATAATTTAA